Proteins encoded by one window of Desulfovibrio ferrophilus:
- a CDS encoding EAL domain-containing protein, with protein MSPLELSFDSVARPENIRTLFQPLVSIKNKRIIAVEALSRGYLPDRDITLPPSVLFNLPTTPLEQLQLDRLCREVAMNRFSPLYSTRRDLLLSVNLDMSLIDRETLGSGKFALAAQAAGLEPQNVIIEIIESSIQDVEVLKEFINRHRAMGFLIALDDIGAGHSNLDRIPQIKPDVIKIDRGLIQNIHQEYHKFEIARALTRLGRSLGAMIVAEGVEQEEEVLQLMELGVDIFQGFYFARPGHMEKSLPAAPRKISSCAKKFRQRAIETISRRKAVHAAYDKALEQVLEPLSESIPRRFDALLAQSLDSHGDIECIYILNAQGRQISSTMCNPEVIPEQRRFIYQPAPKGTDHSLKEYYLPIQAGLARYTTDPYLSLASGNLCLTISAPFKDKKGHDFVLCMDIGLHGQLGYAPAPPMSPGPTAKATTETTLPIRGCVCIGAE; from the coding sequence ATGTCTCCCCTTGAACTCAGTTTCGACTCCGTCGCCCGCCCCGAAAACATCCGAACTCTGTTTCAACCGCTTGTCTCCATCAAAAACAAGCGAATTATAGCCGTTGAAGCCTTGTCCCGAGGCTATTTGCCCGACCGAGACATCACCCTCCCCCCCAGCGTCTTGTTCAACCTGCCCACCACACCCCTTGAACAACTCCAACTGGATCGCCTGTGTCGGGAAGTCGCCATGAACCGCTTCTCTCCCCTGTACTCGACCCGGCGCGACCTGCTGCTTTCCGTCAATCTCGACATGTCCCTGATTGACCGGGAAACGCTAGGTTCCGGAAAATTCGCTCTGGCCGCGCAGGCAGCAGGCCTCGAGCCCCAGAACGTCATCATCGAAATCATTGAGTCCAGCATCCAGGATGTGGAAGTTCTCAAGGAATTCATCAACCGCCACAGAGCCATGGGCTTTCTCATTGCCCTGGACGACATCGGGGCCGGACATTCCAACCTCGACCGCATTCCACAGATCAAACCCGACGTGATCAAGATTGATCGCGGCCTGATCCAGAACATCCATCAGGAATATCACAAATTCGAGATCGCCCGTGCCCTGACACGCCTGGGTCGCAGCCTTGGCGCCATGATCGTGGCCGAGGGAGTGGAGCAGGAAGAGGAAGTTTTGCAACTCATGGAACTTGGAGTGGACATCTTTCAGGGCTTCTATTTTGCCAGGCCCGGACACATGGAGAAAAGCCTGCCAGCCGCCCCGCGCAAGATCAGTTCATGCGCCAAGAAATTTCGTCAGCGGGCCATCGAAACCATCAGTCGTCGCAAAGCCGTCCACGCCGCCTATGACAAAGCCCTTGAGCAGGTTCTTGAACCCCTGTCAGAGAGCATTCCACGCCGTTTTGATGCCCTCCTGGCCCAGAGCCTGGACAGTCACGGGGACATCGAGTGCATATACATACTCAATGCTCAGGGGCGCCAGATCAGCAGCACCATGTGCAACCCGGAGGTCATCCCCGAGCAACGGCGATTCATCTATCAACCTGCCCCCAAAGGCACGGATCATTCACTGAAGGAATACTACCTGCCCATCCAGGCCGGCCTGGCGCGCTACACCACCGACCCATACCTCTCTCTGGCCAGCGGCAACCTGTGCCTCACCATCTCTGCTCCATTCAAGGACAAGAAGGGGCATGACTTTGTCCTGTGCATGGATATCGGACTGCACGGGCAGCTGGGATATGCTCCGGCCCCGCCCATGAGCCCTGGCCCCACAGCCAAGGCGACCACGGAGACAACCTTACCAATCCGTGGCTGCGTCTGCATCGGCGCCGAATAA
- a CDS encoding P-II family nitrogen regulator has translation MKLIVAYIRPERLTAVKQALYAKSIYSMTVTNVLGSGRQKGFTETYRGVAMEVNLLKKIRIEVGINDDFLDPALEAIQSGAQTGKEGDGVVFVLDIARSLRIRTGDTDIDAVAATRTAP, from the coding sequence ATGAAACTCATCGTAGCATACATCAGGCCCGAACGCCTCACCGCGGTGAAGCAGGCCCTTTACGCCAAAAGCATCTACAGCATGACCGTGACCAACGTGCTGGGCTCCGGCCGCCAGAAAGGTTTCACCGAAACTTACCGCGGCGTGGCCATGGAAGTGAACCTCTTGAAAAAGATCAGGATTGAAGTCGGCATTAACGACGACTTCCTGGACCCCGCTCTCGAAGCCATCCAGAGCGGTGCCCAGACTGGCAAGGAAGGCGACGGCGTGGTTTTCGTCCTCGACATTGCCCGGTCACTGCGCATCCGTACCGGTGACACCGATATCGATGCCGTAGCAGCAACCCGCACCGCTCCGTAA